The Roseisolibacter agri genome contains the following window.
TTCCGCGCGGCGGCCGACCTCTACCCGGACGATGCGCTGTTCGCGATGCTCGCGGCGCAGAACCCGAGCGGCCAGCGCGCGCCCGCGGCCACCGTCGAGGCGTTCCGCGCCGTGACGACGCGCTTCCCGTCGTTCGGCGCGCCGTACAACGGCCTCGCGTACGCGCTGCTGAACGTGGGCGACACGACGGCCGCGCTCGAGGCCGCGCGCAAGCAGGTCGAGCTCGCGCCCGGGCAGCCGAACCCGCTCGACAGCTACGCCGAGATGCTGCAGGTGGCCGGCCGGCTCGACTCGGCGGCGCGCTATTACGCGGACGCGGCGCGCGCGGACTCGGGCTTCACCGAGGCCTACGTCGGCATGGCCGAGCTGCACCAGCTGCGCGGGCGGACGGCCGACGCGCGCGCGGGGCTCGCGACCGCGCTGCGGCTCGCCGCGGGCATCGAGGACAGCCTGCGCTACATGACGTACCTGGCGCAGAACCGCGTCTACGCGAACGACCTGCGCGAGGCCGGCCGTCAGCTCGGCGCCGTCGCGCAGCTCGCGGAGCAGCGCCGGCAGATGGGGGCGGCGGCGGAGGCGCACGGCAACCTCGCGGTGCTCGCCGCGCTGTCGAACGACCGCGCGGGCGTCAGCCAGCATCTCGAGCATCTGCGGCGGCTGCGCCGCCCGGCCGACAGCGCGCAGGTCGCGCGGACGGCGGGGCTCGCGTGGCTCACCGCCGGGATGACGGACTCGCTGCGCGCCGTCGTCGCGACGCTGCCCGCGGACGCGCACCTCGCGCGCGCCGCGCTGGCGACGCTGGAGAAGAAGGGCGAGGACGCGCAGCGGGCGCTCGAGGCGGCGCGGAACGACGGCCCGCTGGCGCGCGAGCTGCTGGCCGAGGCGCACGCGCTGCAGCAGCACGCGGACGTGGCGCGCGCCACGCGCCAGCAGCTGCACGGCCTGCGCTTCGGCGTCTACTACAACGACACGGACCTGGCGACCGCGGTCGCGCTGCGCCGCGCCGGGAAGTGAACCGCGCGTGAACGACGTCGACGCGCGTCAGCTGGCGATCAGCGTCACCTGCTGCGCGTCGACGTCGCCGAGGTTGATCACCGGGCAGCCGGGAAGCCCGGGCTGGTCGGGGACGACGAGCGCCGCCTCGAGGGTCTGCGCACCCTCGGCGAAGCGCCGCGCGCCCGTCGTCGCGTCGCGCGCGTCGACGTCGATCGTGACCGGCAGCCGCGCGACCACGGCGCCCGGCACCTGCGGCGGCGCGAGCAGCAGCGACTGCGCGACGCGTCCGCCGAGACGGATCTCGATGCGCCCGCCCGTGTTGGGATAGAGGAAGTTCACCAGCACCGTCACGCGCCCGCGCAGCGCGCGCGGATCGACGGTGGCGCCGGTGGCCGCGTCGGTGAAGCCGACGACGAACGTGCGGCCGTTGGTGGGGATCGCGACGACCACGGGCACCGAGTCGCGCACGCCCGGCGCGGCGGTCAGCCGCACCGACAGCGTCGCGGTGCCCGCGCGCCCCGCGCTCACGAAGCCCTGCGCGTCCACGATGGCGACGCACGAGTCGCTGGAGCGGATGTCGACCGTCGACGGGAAGCCGGGCGGCGTGAGCTCGGTCGGGACGACGGAGAGGTTGAACGCCTGCCGGAAGCGCGGCAGCAGGTCGTAGCGGCGCGGCGTGATGATGACGTCGTACGGCGGCTCGACGTGCACCCGCGTCGACGCGCGCACCGCGCCGCCGCCCACCGTCTCCGCCGTCAGCACCGCGTCGCCGGGCGTGCGGCCCGTGACCTTCCCGTTCGCGTCGACGGTGGCGACGGTCGTGTCGCTGATCGACCAGCGCAGCGTGGGCTGGCCGCGGTCGCAGCTCGCGCGCGCGACGGCCTGCACGCTGGTCCCCGCGACGACGAGGTCCGACGGCAGCCGGTCGAGCGAGATGCTGCAGCGCGGCGCGGTGGGATCGCCGCAGGCGGCGGCGAGGGCCGCGACGGCGGCGGCGAAGACGATGCGACGGGGCACGGCGGGAGAGTCGGGTGAGCTTTCCAACCTAGCGACAGACACTGCCGGTCCCGAGCCCGGAACGCATCGGCGCGCCGGGACTTGGTGGCCTTTGGGGAGGATACGGATGCTCCGGATGACACGGATGCTCCGGATCGCGCCGGGTGGCGGCGACGTCCTATCCACCGGGAGGAGCGATCCGCATGATCCGTTCAGATCCGTAGCATCCGCATCCCTCCCAAAAGGCAAAGGGGCCAGCGCGCCGGACTTCAACGGCAACGGCAGCAAGGATGGAGATCTGAAACGATCTGATGGAAAGTCTGATGGCTCCGTGTGGCACGAGGTTCCTCGCACAACACGGAGCCATCCGTCGTTATCAGATCTTCTCAGACCTTCATCCTTGCAAATGCAGCTCGTCGCTCAGACCCGCAGCCCGGTCAGACGCCGCCGCTGAACGTGTCGCAGCTCCGCGGATCGCCGCTCTGGAAGCCGCGCTGGAACCACTGGCTGCGCTGCTGCGCGGTGCCGTGCGTGAACGAGTCCGGGTTCACCTGCCCGCGTGCGCGCTGCTGCAGCCGGTCGTCGCCGACGGCGCTCGCCGCCGCCAGCGCCTCCTCGGCGTCGCCCGGATCGAGCTTCCCCTCGCCCTTCACCGAGTAGGCCCACACGCCCGCGTAGCAGTCCGCCTGCAGCTCCATGCGCACCGACAGCGGGTTCGCCGCCTCGGGCCGCGACTGCTGCAGCTGGCGCACGCGCGCGTCCGTGCCGACGACGTGCTGCACGTGGTGCCCGATCTCGTGCGCGAGCACGTACGCCTGCGCGAAGTCGCCCGGCGCGCCGTACTTGCGCTGCAGCTCCTCGTAGAAGCTCAGATCGATGTACACGCGCTCGTCGTTCGGGCAGTAGAACGGCCCGACCGCGCTCGGCGCGTTGCCGCAGCCCGTCTGCACCGCGTCGCGGTAGAGGACGAGGCGCGCATCGCGGTAGGGCGTGCCGGCGGCGCGCGGCAGGATCTCCTCCCAGTTGTCCTGCGCGTCGTTCAGCACGTAGGTCACGAAGTCCACCAGCTGCGCCTCGGCCGCCGACTGCTGGACCGGGGCGCTGGCGCCGCGCGCCACCTCGCCGCCCGACGTCGTGGTGCTGCCGCCACCGCCGCCGAACATGCCGCCGCTGAACAGCGCCCCCACGACGAGCACGATCAGCACGCCGACGATGCCGAACTTGCGGCCGACGATCGACGCCAGCAGGCCGACGAGCGCGCCGCCGCCACCGCCCGCGCCCATGCTCTGGCCGCGGCGATCCTCGAGGTTCCCGCGGTCGGATCCAGGTGTCCAGCGCATCGTGCCGTCCTCCTGCCGCGCCCGCGCGGCCTTGGTGTCCGCGGCCCGGATGGTCGAGCGTCGGCCGCCTCAGCGGCGCACGCGAGCGCGCGCCGGGCCCGCCTGCAGGGCAGAAAACGGACCGCGAAGCAGCGGGGCGCGCACCGGCGCACCCAGCCCCGCACGCACCGCCGCGGACGCCGCCGCGTACACCGCCTCGTGCTCCGCCAGCACCGCGTCCCACGTCTCCGCCGGGCGCGTCGCGCGGTTGTGGCGGGCGATCGCGGTGCGCAGCCGGTCGTCGGTCACCAGGCGCAGCAGCTGCGCGGCGAGGTCCGCGTCGTCCGCGGCCAGCAGCCCCTCCACCTCGTGCCGCACGAAGCCCGCCGGCCCCGCGTCGCGCATCGCGAGCACCGGCAGCCCCGCGCAGCGCGCCTCGAGCGCCGCCAGCCCGAACGACTCCAGCAGCGACGGCAGGACGAACGCGTCGGCGTCGGCGTAGAGCGCGCGCAGCCGCGCGGGCGACTGCCACCCCGCCAGCGTCACGACCTCCTGCAGCCCGGCGCGCCGCACCGCGCGCTCGACCGCGGGGCGCTGCGGGCCGTCGCCCGCGATGCGGACGCGCAGCCGGCGCCCGGGCGGGAGCGCCGCGACCACCGCGGCCACCGCCTCGATCAGGGCGAGCGGGCGCTTGCGGCGCGCCAGCCGCATCGCGGAGACGACGCGCACCTCGTCGTCCACGCGGCCGCGGCCGCGCACCGTGCGCCAGCGGTCGGGGTGGATGGCGTTCGGCAGCACGCGCACGTCGAGCGCCGGCGCCGCCGCCTGCACCTCGGCCGCCACGCGGGGGCTGACGGCCGTGTGCAGCGCCCCCCAGCGCGACCAGCCGAGCACGCGGTCGGCCGCGGCGAACGCGCGCGTGGCGCCGCCGAGGACCGAGTGATGCGTCACCACGCAGGGGATGCCGAGCGCGCCGGCCTCGCGCGCGGCGAGCATGGCCAGCGGCGCGAAGACGCTGACGTGGCAGTGCACGAGGTCGTACGCGCCGTCGCGCAGCGCCGCCCGCAGCGCGCGGGCGGCGCGCCCGAGCGCGGGCGTGACCTCGACTCCGGGCAGGAGCGGCACGTCGAGCCGCACGACGCCCACGGCGGCGGCCGCCCCCGCGCCGCGGCAGGCGTGCGGCGTGGCGGTGAGCGCGTCCACGGCGTGGCCGGCCGCGGCCAGCTGCTGCGCCAGCGCGCCCACGTGGGTCTCGATGCCCCCGACGCGCGGGGCGTACCAGTCGCACACCAGCGCGATGCGCAGGGAGTCGGGTGGACGACGGATCACGGGGCGATCGGTTGGAGACGGGCGCAGGGCCGAGGGCGCCCCGCTCGACCCAGACAACTCGCGTGCCGAACTCGCGGCAGGCGGGCCCGAGCACCCTACGTGCGCCCGGCGGGCGGGTTCCGGCCGCCCGCCCCGCCGAGCCTGGCGGGCCCGCGTCCCGGCCGTATGTTCGCCAGCCGCGACCATATCGCTCGTGCCGAGTCCACGTTGCGTCGTGCGCCGATCCCCCGCGGGGCGGGATCGCCGTCGTCCGTCCCCGCCCCGACCCGGAGGATGCGTCCATGGCCTGCGTTCGCGATCTGCTCGCCCGCAAGGGGGGCGCGCTCGTCACCGTCACCGGCACGACCACGGTCCTCGACGCCAGCACGCTGATGGTGGAGCGTGGGATCGGCGGCGTGGTGGTGCTGGACGACGAGGGGCGGCTCGCCGGCATCTTCACCGAGCGCGACGTGCTGCGGCGCGTGGTGGCGGTCCGCCTCGATCCCGCCCAGACGCTCGTGCGCGACGTGATGACGGCGCCGGTGCTGACGGTCCTGCCCGAGACGGCGCTGGAGGAGTGTCAGGCGACGATGACGGAGCGCCGGATCCGCCACCTGCCGGTGCTGGGTCCGACGGGGCTCGCCGGGCTGGTGAGCTCGGGCGACGTCCTGGCCTACACGGTGGCCGAGCGGCAGGACACGATCCAGCAGCTGGAGAGCTACGTGTACTCCGTGCGCTGACGCGCGCCGGAAGGGGGGGTATGGCGGCCCGGCGATCCCGTCGATCGCCGGGCCGTCGCGCGTGGACGTCCGCGGCTGCGGCCGTGCCGCGTGCCCTCGAGCACAGTATGCGCGTCCTGTCACGGACGCCCGGGCATCTCCTGCGCTCCGGGCGCCGTTCCCACGCCCCGTCCCATGGCCGACGCCGCGGTCTCCGCGCGGCGCGGTGCCCTTCCGATGGCCGACCTCGACCGCCCCGAACGCATCACCAACATCACGGGCCTGCGCGCGCAGCCCGAGAGCCCGGCCGACGGCGCGGCCGGGAGCGGGGCGTCGGGCGTCCGCTGGCCGTCGGCGCCGTGCCGGCTGTGCGGGCGGCACGTGTGGGTGTTCACCCGCACCTGCCGGTGCGGCATGACCGACCCGGCGCGCGACGCGCGCCGGCCGTACATGCTCCCCGCGACTGTGGCCGTGCTGGCCGTGCTCGCGGGGCTGGTCTGGTGGTCGACGCGGGGCTGACGCGGGGCTGATCCGGCCCTGAAGGCGGGAGCGACGCGGGACGGCGCGGCCGCGCCCGGTCAGCGTGTTCGGTCCGCGCGGTCGTAGCCGACGAAGAGCCCGCCGCCGGCCGCGATGGCGAGGGCGAGCATCGGGACCGCCCCGTCCAGCTCCAGCAGGTTGCGGCTCAGGGCCAGGGTGCCGAGGACGCACGCGCCGATGGCGATCACCGCGGCGACTTCGTGCTTGTCCTGGTGGTGGAGGGCCAGCGTCTGCCCGCTCCACGTGCACACGAGGAAGACGGCGAGCCCTGCGAGCAGGGCGAGAACGAACGACACGTCCCTTGCCTCCGCGGTCGGATGCGGGAAGTGTGGGGCCGGCCGGAGCCGTCCGCGAGTCCCCCTCGTGCGATGCGTCACGCGGCGACGCGCGTGCGGCCCGGGATGCGGAGGGGATGGAGCGGACGGGCCCGTCGCGTCGTCGCCGGCACCCAGGCGCGGGTCGCGCCGGCTCGCCCCCCCCGCACGGCCCGGGCCGGACGGGCGCGGAGGGCCCCGGAGCCGTGGCGTGTTGGTTTGACACCATGCCCGCGACGCCCCCGTAGGTGTGTCACGCGACGGCCCACGCCGCCGGACGTCGCCGGTGTCTCCCGCACAGCCGCACCAGAGAAGCACCATGGCCGATCGCGCCCTCTCCGACGCCGACGCGTCGGCCACCGACCGGAACAGCGACAGCAGCATCGTCCTCTGGGGGCCGCCGGGCTCCGGGAAGTCGACCTACCTCGCGACGCTCGTCTACTACAACGAGAGCCTCGACGAGCAGGCGCGCCGCTGGTGCGTGCTCCCCGCCGACGGCGTGACGGCCGAGTGGGTCGTCGAGCGCGTGGAGCGCTGGCGCGAGGGCGCCGCGAGCCCCAAGTCGCTGCACCCCGAGCCGCAGGCGCTGTCGTTCCGCCTCTACTCGCTGCCGCCCGCGCGCGCGGGGCTGTTCGCGCGCAAGCCGGCCGCCGCGCACCCCGAGGCGACGCTCCGATTCTGGGACGTGCCGGGCGAGACGTACACGGGCGAGATCCCCGACGCGATCGTGCAGCAGATGGTCGGCGCGCGCGGGCTGCTGCTGGTGCTCGATCCGGGCTTCGATCCGCCGGAAGGGCGCGAGCGCTTCTACGAGCGCTTCTTCCTCAAGACGCTCGGCAAGCTCACCTTCGCGATGCAGCGCGCGCGCGCGGCGGGCACGCTCGCGGGCGACGCGCGCGACGTGCTGGCCGGCGACAACCGGCTGACGATCCCGGTCGCGATCTGCCTCAGCCACCTCGACGAGCATCCGGCGCTGCGCGAGGGCGACCGCGTGCAGCTCCTGCGCGAGCTGTTCGGCGACAGCGCGCAGCTGCTGGAGAAGTGGCTCACGAACTGGGAGGTGCTGCCGATGAGCGCGACCGGCGTGCGCGAGCGTGGCGCGATCGACCCGCGCCCCGAGCTGGCGGCGCATCCGATCGCGTGGCTGCTGGACCAGTCGCGCGCGTTCGCGGGGCGGTGAGCGACATGGCGACGCGCCTCGATCCGCACCACCCGTCGTACGAGCCGCCCGAGAACGGCAACAGCGGTGACGAGGCCGCGGCCGTCGTGCACGCGCGTGCGCGCGCCATCTGGGGCCTCGTCGACGACGCCTACGGCCTGGTCGCGCACACGCCCACGCTCGGCGCCGCGCAGGCCGACGCGGTGGCGACCGCGGTCGCGATCGGCAATCCCGCCTTCGACGTCGACGACGCCGTCGCCGTGCTGCACGATCCCGCGCTCGGCTGGCTGTGCGCGCGCGCGTTCACCGACGCGCGCCGCGACTCGCACGGGCGCGGCGTGCTGGTGACCGACGTCGTCGTGATGGACGACGCGGCGATGGCCGCGCTGCGCCACGATCCGTTCCGCTGCCTGCCGCGCGCGCGCCGCGGTCGCCGCCCCGAGGCGGAGGGCGCGCTCGACGTGCCCGCGCTGCGCCCGATGACCGAGGCCGCGGAGGCGCGCCTGATCGCCACCGCGCGCGCGCGTCCCGATGCCGCGCTGCTGCGGCCGCTGCTCGCCGCGCTGCTGGCGGGCGACCGCGTGCTGTGGACCGGCGACGCGCCCGCGCTGCCGCTGCTGCAGGCGCTCGTGCTGCTGCTGCCGGTGCCGCTGCGCGGCGCGCTGACGCTGCAGACGCTCGCCGTGCAGCCGCCGCGCCTCGCGCCGCGCCTCACGGTCGCGCCGCGCCTCACCGCGGTGCTGGCGGAGGTGCCGTGGAGCGTGCGCCTGCCCGAGCAGGAGTCGCAGCTGCCGCCGCGCGCGCTGGCGCTGGCCGACGCGCTGCTCGCGCTCGCGCCGGCGCCCGAGGGGAGCGACGATGCCGCGCCCGGGCTGCTGCACGCCGCGCACGCGCGCTACGCGCAGGTCGCCGCGCGCGCCGCGGCCGGTGGCGCGCCGTTCGACGCACGCGCGCTCGGCGCGGAGGTGGAGCGCCTGCTCCGTCTCGCCGCGCTCGACGCCGCGGTGCAGCGCGGTGCCGCGTCCGACGCGCTGCGACTGGTCGCCTCCGACGCGCCGGCCGAGCGGGCGGCGGCCGCGGCGTCGCTGCTCGCGCTGTCGCCGGACGCGCTGGCCACCGGCGTCGCCGAGCTGCTCGCGCAGCACGACGAGAGTGCGGTCGCGCACACGGTCGCGGGCGCGCTGGCCGAGCTGGCGCGGCTGGAGCCGCCGCCGGCGGGGACGCCGCGGCTGCAGGCCGTGCTGCGCCGCGTGCCGACGGCGCACGTGTCGGAGGGCGACGCCGCGCCGCTGCGCGCGGTGCTGGCCGCGATCGCCGCGTGGCACGACGACGTCGGCGGCGTGGTGGCGTGGGCGTCGCCCGACGCCGACTGGGCCTGGCTCGACGCGCGACTCGGCGCCAGCGCGGCCGCCGCCGCGCCGCCGCGCACGCGCACGCTGCTGGCCGCGCTCAGTGGCGGCGCGGACGCGTCGGCGGCGTACGTCGCGCACGCGCTGGCCGACGTCGCGCCCTCGCTGCCGCCCGCGGTGCGGCGACGCGCGGCGCATCTCGGGCTCGCGGGCGTGCGGCGCGCGTTCGGCACGATGGCCACCGACGCGACGACGCTGGAGACGGCGGCGCGCGCCGCGTCCGCGCTGCGCGGGCTGTGGCGCGTCGCGCCGCCCGCGGGCGAGGCGCGCGCGTTCGCGACGCTGCTGGGCGTCCCGGACGCCGACGCGCTGCCGGCCACCGAGGTCGCGCGCGCCGACGCCGTGCCTGCGGTGCTGCTCGCGTTGCGCGCCGTGCCCGACGCGGCCGCGCGCGCGCGCGAGCTCGACGCGTGGGTCGCGGCGCTGGTGGCCGACGCGCTGGCCGCGCCGCGCAGCGCCGACGCGCCGCGCGCGCTGGACGCCGCCGCGCGGCTGATCGACGCCGCGCACGCGGAGCACGTGGGCGGCGCCGACGCACCGGCGCGCGTGGGCGCGCTGCTGCGCGCCGCGCTCCCCGACGGCCCGCCCGCCGACGGCGCGCTCGCCTCCGCGTGGGCCGCGCTGCTGGCGCGCACCGACGGCGACGGCCGCCACGAGCTGGCGCTGCGCGCGCTGCTCGCCGCGACGCGCCCGGGTCCCGACGGCGCGCCGCGCGCCGGCACGTTCGCCGAGGCGTGCGCCGCCGCCGCATCCGCGGGCGTGACGCTGGACGACGCGGCGCTGCAGCGGCTCGGCGACGCGCTGGGCGACGCGTTCGCGCAGGCGTTCGCGGCGGGAGGCCCGCTGGCCGGCGCCCCGGCCGAGCGTGGCGTGGCCGCGCTGGAGCTGGCGCTGGCGGCGCTGGGCACGCTGGTGGACGGCGCGCGCGCCGCCGCGCTGGCGCAGCGCGTGGCCGGCCGCGTGCCGCCCGCGCTGCGCGACGCGCTGCGCCTGCGCCGCCTGGCCGCCGCGGTGGGCGAGGTGGAGCGCGCGCGCGACGAGCGCGCGTACGCGGAGCTGTGCGCGCTGCTGCGCGCGGGCGCGGGCCCCGTGCGCGCCGCCGACACGATGCTGCTGCGCGTGTACCTGGGCGTGCCCGCGGAGCCGGCGCTGGCGCGGCTGCGACGCACGCTGCGCACGTGGTGGGAGGCACGCGGCGGCGCACGGCCGCGGGAGGGCGCATGACCACGCACGGCGTCACCGCCGCGACCGAGCCCTTCGCGCAGGCCGCGCCGTCGCGCGAGACGCTGCACCTGTGGGGCGCGCCCGCCGCCGGCAAGACGGGCCTGCTCGGCGCGCTCTACGCGACGTCCAAGAGCCGCGAGCCCGATCGCTGGGAAGCGCATCCGAAGGACTGCCGCGACGCGTACACGCAGGAGCAGCTGCTGGACGCGAACGAGCAGCTGCTCGACCGCGCGGTGGCGAAGACCGACGTGCGCAAGGACGGCTACCGTCCGCTCGAGTTCCTGCTGCGGCAGTACCGCCGCGGCGCGCCCACGGGCGACTCGCTGCGGCTGTCGATCGTCGATCCGGCGGGCGAGTACTCCACACGCACGGAGCTCGGGCTCACCGA
Protein-coding sequences here:
- a CDS encoding Ig-like domain-containing protein, which encodes MPRRIVFAAAVAALAAACGDPTAPRCSISLDRLPSDLVVAGTSVQAVARASCDRGQPTLRWSISDTTVATVDANGKVTGRTPGDAVLTAETVGGGAVRASTRVHVEPPYDVIITPRRYDLLPRFRQAFNLSVVPTELTPPGFPSTVDIRSSDSCVAIVDAQGFVSAGRAGTATLSVRLTAAPGVRDSVPVVVAIPTNGRTFVVGFTDAATGATVDPRALRGRVTVLVNFLYPNTGGRIEIRLGGRVAQSLLLAPPQVPGAVVARLPVTIDVDARDATTGARRFAEGAQTLEAALVVPDQPGLPGCPVINLGDVDAQQVTLIAS
- the ypfJ gene encoding KPN_02809 family neutral zinc metallopeptidase produces the protein MRWTPGSDRGNLEDRRGQSMGAGGGGGALVGLLASIVGRKFGIVGVLIVLVVGALFSGGMFGGGGGSTTTSGGEVARGASAPVQQSAAEAQLVDFVTYVLNDAQDNWEEILPRAAGTPYRDARLVLYRDAVQTGCGNAPSAVGPFYCPNDERVYIDLSFYEELQRKYGAPGDFAQAYVLAHEIGHHVQHVVGTDARVRQLQQSRPEAANPLSVRMELQADCYAGVWAYSVKGEGKLDPGDAEEALAAASAVGDDRLQQRARGQVNPDSFTHGTAQQRSQWFQRGFQSGDPRSCDTFSGGV
- a CDS encoding glycosyltransferase family 4 protein; its protein translation is MIRRPPDSLRIALVCDWYAPRVGGIETHVGALAQQLAAAGHAVDALTATPHACRGAGAAAAVGVVRLDVPLLPGVEVTPALGRAARALRAALRDGAYDLVHCHVSVFAPLAMLAAREAGALGIPCVVTHHSVLGGATRAFAAADRVLGWSRWGALHTAVSPRVAAEVQAAAPALDVRVLPNAIHPDRWRTVRGRGRVDDEVRVVSAMRLARRKRPLALIEAVAAVVAALPPGRRLRVRIAGDGPQRPAVERAVRRAGLQEVVTLAGWQSPARLRALYADADAFVLPSLLESFGLAALEARCAGLPVLAMRDAGPAGFVRHEVEGLLAADDADLAAQLLRLVTDDRLRTAIARHNRATRPAETWDAVLAEHEAVYAAASAAVRAGLGAPVRAPLLRGPFSALQAGPARARVRR
- a CDS encoding CBS domain-containing protein; this encodes MACVRDLLARKGGALVTVTGTTTVLDASTLMVERGIGGVVVLDDEGRLAGIFTERDVLRRVVAVRLDPAQTLVRDVMTAPVLTVLPETALEECQATMTERRIRHLPVLGPTGLAGLVSSGDVLAYTVAERQDTIQQLESYVYSVR